Proteins from one Mycobacterium sp. SMC-2 genomic window:
- a CDS encoding acyl-CoA dehydrogenase family protein, translated as MDFTFTEEQETISKLARDLFERRATPERLTELEAGDVRFDDALWKELAAADLLGTALPESVGGNGGGFVELGVLLAEVGRAVAPVPAYATLALGADPIARHGNPEQRQRYLPGVAAGSRILTAGLAEPGRSDVTAPATTARRDGGNWRLDGAKELVPAAQSADTVLIPAATQDGQVGLFLLATDARGVEIRPAPTTNREPHADVYLDGATVSDADRLVGADLIESLRTRALVALCAVQLGVAERALRIAAEYTTGREQFGRPIGSFQAVQQRMADAFIDVEAIRWTTWHAAWLIAHGRPLKEAHRAARIAKFWAAEAGARVAATAQHVHGGIGIDTTYPLHRYFLWAKHNELTLGPATAQLAHLGATYSEGRP; from the coding sequence ATGGACTTCACCTTCACCGAGGAGCAGGAGACCATCTCCAAGCTCGCCCGCGACCTATTCGAGCGCCGCGCCACGCCGGAGCGCCTGACCGAGTTGGAAGCCGGCGACGTCCGCTTCGACGACGCACTGTGGAAGGAGCTGGCGGCCGCCGACCTGTTGGGCACCGCGCTGCCGGAGTCGGTGGGCGGCAACGGCGGTGGCTTCGTGGAGCTCGGGGTGCTGCTGGCCGAGGTGGGCCGGGCGGTCGCGCCGGTGCCGGCCTACGCGACGCTGGCGCTGGGGGCCGACCCCATCGCCCGGCACGGCAATCCCGAACAGCGGCAACGCTACCTGCCCGGTGTCGCCGCCGGAAGCCGCATCCTGACCGCGGGCCTGGCCGAGCCGGGCCGCTCCGACGTCACGGCGCCGGCCACCACCGCGCGCCGCGACGGCGGTAATTGGCGGCTCGACGGCGCCAAGGAGCTGGTGCCGGCCGCCCAATCCGCCGACACCGTCCTGATTCCCGCCGCGACGCAGGACGGTCAGGTCGGCCTGTTCCTGTTGGCGACCGACGCCCGCGGCGTCGAGATCCGGCCGGCGCCGACCACCAACCGCGAACCGCACGCCGACGTCTACCTCGATGGCGCAACGGTATCCGACGCCGACCGGCTCGTCGGGGCTGACCTGATCGAGTCGCTGCGCACCCGCGCGCTGGTCGCGCTGTGCGCGGTTCAGCTCGGCGTGGCGGAGCGGGCGCTGCGGATCGCCGCCGAATACACCACGGGCCGCGAGCAATTCGGCCGGCCCATCGGCAGCTTCCAGGCCGTCCAGCAGCGCATGGCCGACGCGTTCATCGATGTCGAGGCGATCCGGTGGACCACGTGGCACGCGGCGTGGCTGATCGCGCACGGGCGGCCCCTAAAAGAGGCCCACCGCGCCGCCCGCATCGCGAAATTCTGGGCCGCCGAGGCCGGCGCGCGCGTCGCCGCCACCGCCCAGCACGTCCACGGCGGCATCGGGATCGACACCACCTATCCCCTGCACCGCTACTTCTTGTGGGCCAAGCACAACGAGCTCACGCTCGGCCCGGCCACGGCGCAGCTGGCCCACCTCGGCGCAACGTATTCGGAAGGACGCCCATGA
- a CDS encoding MaoC family dehydratase N-terminal domain-containing protein — translation MTDSETVSAKVRALVGQPTGGTGRPSVAPDPVNQPMIRHWAYAMADMNPVYLDPEFAEKSRFGGIVSPPVMLQTWTMPSPILEGIGERGGAPVEIKSNPTAFLDEAGYTSTVATNSEFEIERYPRLGDVISATTVYESVSEEKKTALGTGFFLTWLTTYTDQNGEVLGRQRFRVLRFRPER, via the coding sequence GTGACCGACTCAGAAACCGTCAGCGCCAAGGTGCGGGCCCTCGTCGGCCAGCCGACCGGCGGCACCGGAAGGCCCTCGGTGGCCCCGGATCCGGTCAACCAGCCGATGATCCGGCACTGGGCCTACGCGATGGCCGACATGAACCCCGTCTACCTCGACCCGGAGTTCGCCGAGAAGTCGCGGTTCGGCGGCATCGTGTCGCCGCCGGTGATGCTGCAAACCTGGACGATGCCGTCGCCGATCCTGGAGGGCATCGGTGAGCGTGGTGGCGCACCCGTCGAAATCAAAAGCAATCCGACGGCGTTTCTCGACGAGGCCGGCTACACCAGCACGGTGGCGACCAACTCGGAGTTCGAGATCGAGCGCTACCCGCGACTGGGCGACGTCATCAGCGCGACGACGGTGTACGAATCGGTTTCCGAGGAAAAGAAAACGGCGCTGGGCACCGGCTTCTTCCTGACCTGGCTGACCACCTACACCGACCAGAACGGCGAGGTGTTGGGCAGGCAGCGCTTCCGGGTGCTGCGATTCAGGCCGGAGCGCTGA
- a CDS encoding acyl-CoA dehydrogenase family protein, whose protein sequence is MDLEYSPEQQRLRAEIRAALEKVMTPERTLALSERMEGGPEVRECVRALAAADLLGVGWPKEYGGRGFSAIEQFIFSEEAQRVNAPIPLVTLNTVGPTLMQCGTEEQKRKFLPAILDGSVEFAIGYSEPGAGSDLASLRTTAVRDGDEYVINGQKMFTSGAAYADYIWLAARTDPNAKKHKGISILIVPTSSPGFSWQPLHTMPGISTFYTFYDNVRVPASALVGGENQGWQLITTQLNFERAALGNLGALEPLFEQTLQWAATTELDGGRVIDQPWVQLTLARVEAQVAAYKLINLRVNAAMTKGVLNMGEASAAKVFGTELTQQVARQLLEVLNHNGVRRGVDAPLRGGLETAYRWAVINTFGGGANEIQRDIIAMAGLGMPRAPRDLRAESGATAT, encoded by the coding sequence ATGGATCTGGAGTACTCCCCCGAGCAGCAGCGGCTGCGCGCCGAGATCCGCGCCGCCCTCGAAAAGGTGATGACGCCCGAACGCACCCTCGCGCTCAGCGAGCGGATGGAGGGGGGCCCCGAAGTGCGCGAGTGCGTACGCGCCTTGGCCGCGGCCGACCTACTCGGCGTCGGGTGGCCCAAAGAGTATGGCGGACGTGGATTCTCGGCGATCGAGCAGTTCATCTTCTCCGAGGAAGCGCAGCGGGTGAACGCCCCAATCCCGCTGGTGACGCTCAACACGGTCGGCCCGACCCTGATGCAGTGCGGTACCGAGGAGCAGAAGCGGAAGTTCCTGCCCGCGATCCTGGACGGCAGTGTCGAGTTCGCGATCGGCTACTCCGAGCCGGGAGCCGGAAGCGACCTGGCGTCCCTGCGCACCACCGCGGTCCGCGACGGCGATGAGTACGTGATCAACGGGCAGAAGATGTTCACCAGCGGCGCCGCGTACGCCGACTACATCTGGTTGGCGGCCCGCACCGATCCGAACGCCAAGAAACACAAGGGCATTTCCATCCTGATCGTGCCCACCTCGTCGCCCGGCTTCTCCTGGCAGCCGCTGCACACCATGCCCGGCATCTCCACCTTCTATACGTTCTACGACAACGTGCGGGTCCCGGCCAGCGCACTGGTGGGCGGGGAGAACCAGGGCTGGCAGCTGATCACCACCCAGCTGAACTTCGAGCGCGCGGCCCTGGGCAACCTCGGCGCGCTCGAGCCACTGTTCGAGCAGACCCTGCAGTGGGCCGCAACCACCGAGCTCGATGGCGGCCGCGTCATCGACCAGCCGTGGGTGCAGCTCACCCTGGCGAGGGTCGAAGCCCAGGTCGCGGCGTACAAATTGATCAACCTACGGGTGAATGCGGCCATGACCAAGGGCGTCCTCAACATGGGCGAAGCCTCCGCCGCGAAGGTGTTCGGCACCGAACTGACCCAGCAGGTCGCCCGCCAGCTGCTGGAAGTGCTGAACCACAACGGGGTACGCCGGGGCGTCGATGCACCGCTACGCGGCGGGCTGGAAACCGCGTATCGATGGGCAGTCATCAATACGTTCGGTGGCGGCGCCAACGAGATTCAACGTGACATCATCGCCATGGCCGGATTGGGCATGCCGCGGGCTCCCCGTGACCTGCGCGCTGAAAGTGGCGCCACCGCAACATAG
- a CDS encoding MaoC family dehydratase: MTTTASRTTTLRWADISVGDEVTPLEIPITTTMIVAGAIATRDFMPVHHDRDYANKQGSPNLFMNILTTNGYCVRFLTDWAGPEAMVKKLSIRLGVPCFPDDPLRFTGSVTGKTEGTGGENFVEVTFKGSNSLGDHVSGTAVLSLLDGAFERDQA; this comes from the coding sequence ATGACGACCACCGCGAGCCGCACCACCACCCTGCGCTGGGCCGACATCTCCGTCGGCGACGAGGTCACCCCGCTCGAGATCCCCATCACCACAACGATGATCGTCGCCGGTGCGATCGCCACCCGCGACTTCATGCCCGTGCACCACGACCGCGACTACGCCAACAAGCAGGGCTCGCCCAACCTGTTCATGAACATCCTCACCACCAACGGCTACTGCGTGCGGTTCCTCACCGACTGGGCCGGACCGGAGGCGATGGTGAAGAAGCTGTCGATACGCCTTGGCGTGCCGTGCTTTCCGGACGACCCGCTGCGGTTCACCGGCAGCGTCACCGGGAAGACCGAAGGCACCGGGGGCGAGAACTTCGTCGAGGTGACGTTCAAGGGCTCCAACAGCCTGGGCGATCACGTCTCGGGCACCGCGGTCCTCAGCCTGCTCGACGGGGCGTTCGAAAGGGACCAGGCGTGA
- a CDS encoding Zn-ribbon domain-containing OB-fold protein: MATRLAPAVTGDTEFFWNGLRDNKLLIQRCGGCGQLRHPPRPMCPHCRSLDWDTVESSGRGTVYSYVMPHEPKFPFFEYPYVVVLVELEEGVRLVSNLTGIEPADVTTGMPVEVYYQSFDTDLVLHQFRPAT, translated from the coding sequence ATGGCGACCCGACTGGCGCCGGCCGTCACCGGCGACACGGAGTTCTTCTGGAACGGATTGCGGGACAACAAACTCCTGATCCAGCGCTGCGGCGGCTGCGGGCAGCTGCGCCACCCGCCGCGCCCGATGTGCCCGCACTGCCGGTCCCTGGACTGGGACACGGTCGAGTCCTCGGGCCGCGGCACCGTCTACAGCTACGTGATGCCGCACGAGCCGAAGTTTCCGTTCTTCGAGTATCCCTACGTCGTGGTGCTGGTGGAACTCGAGGAGGGCGTGCGGCTGGTGTCGAATCTGACCGGCATCGAGCCGGCCGACGTGACAACCGGAATGCCGGTCGAGGTGTACTACCAGAGTTTCGATACCGACCTGGTGTTGCATCAGTTCCGGCCGGCCACCTAG